In the Streptomyces formicae genome, one interval contains:
- a CDS encoding DUF445 domain-containing protein codes for MERTNAEEAAEPGKGDAGQHAREVRSSSGAPFGAGGSTDGAEGPPNGARGGGPAGGPVTPGGFTYSAADEEKRRGVRRMKITATGLLVFVAVVYVLAKWAQNSGAGAWAGYVAAAAEAGMVGALADWFAVTALFRHPLGLPIPHTAIIPNKKDQLGASLGEFVGENFLSADVVRGRLHAVGIGGRLGAWLAEPAHADRVTAELATALRGALTVLRDSDVQAVVGEAITRRADAQEIAPGIGKMLEKVVADGGHKRVVDLVCVRAHDWLVEHADSVMDAVQGGAPGWTPRFVDKRVGERVYKELLRFVTEMRDMPEHPARGAVDRFLSDFAGDLQSDPDTRERVERLKREVLGRGEVQDLIASAWSAVRQMIVAAAEDERSELRLRVRASLLSLGARMATDGRLQQKVDGWVEGAAVYVVTTYRDEITSLITDTVAGWDAEHTSKKIEAHIGRDLQFIRINGTVVGSLAGLAIYAVSRALGA; via the coding sequence GTGGAACGCACGAACGCGGAGGAAGCGGCCGAACCCGGCAAGGGGGACGCGGGGCAGCATGCCCGCGAGGTTCGCTCTTCAAGCGGCGCCCCGTTCGGAGCAGGGGGTTCCACCGACGGCGCGGAGGGTCCCCCCAATGGGGCAAGGGGCGGCGGGCCCGCGGGGGGCCCGGTGACGCCCGGCGGTTTCACCTACAGCGCCGCCGACGAGGAGAAGCGGCGCGGGGTGCGCCGCATGAAGATCACGGCGACCGGCCTTCTCGTCTTCGTCGCCGTGGTCTACGTTCTGGCGAAGTGGGCGCAGAACTCCGGCGCGGGCGCCTGGGCGGGGTACGTGGCGGCGGCCGCCGAGGCGGGCATGGTCGGCGCGCTCGCCGACTGGTTCGCGGTGACGGCACTCTTCCGCCACCCGCTCGGCCTGCCCATCCCGCACACGGCGATCATCCCGAACAAGAAGGACCAGCTGGGCGCCTCCCTCGGTGAGTTCGTCGGCGAGAACTTCCTCTCCGCCGACGTCGTACGAGGCAGGCTGCACGCCGTCGGCATCGGCGGACGCCTCGGTGCCTGGCTGGCCGAGCCCGCGCACGCCGACCGCGTGACGGCCGAACTGGCCACGGCGCTGCGCGGCGCCCTCACCGTCCTGCGGGACTCCGACGTGCAGGCGGTGGTCGGCGAGGCCATCACGCGCCGCGCCGACGCCCAGGAGATCGCGCCCGGCATCGGCAAGATGCTGGAGAAGGTCGTCGCGGACGGCGGCCACAAGCGGGTGGTGGACCTGGTCTGCGTCCGCGCCCACGACTGGCTGGTCGAGCACGCCGACTCGGTGATGGACGCGGTGCAGGGCGGCGCCCCCGGCTGGACGCCCCGGTTCGTCGACAAGCGGGTCGGCGAGCGCGTCTACAAGGAACTGCTCCGCTTCGTCACCGAGATGCGGGACATGCCCGAGCACCCCGCGCGCGGCGCCGTGGACCGCTTCCTCTCCGACTTCGCGGGCGACCTCCAGTCCGACCCGGACACCCGCGAGCGCGTGGAGCGCCTGAAGCGGGAGGTCCTCGGACGGGGCGAGGTGCAGGACCTGATCGCCTCCGCCTGGTCGGCGGTCCGCCAGATGATCGTGGCCGCAGCCGAGGACGAGCGCAGCGAGCTGCGCCTGCGCGTGCGGGCCTCGCTGCTCTCGCTCGGCGCCAGGATGGCGACGGACGGCCGGTTGCAGCAGAAGGTCGACGGCTGGGTCGAGGGCGCGGCGGTCTACGTGGTCACCACGTACCGCGACGAGATCACCTCGCTCATCACGGACACCGTCGCGGGCTGGGACGCCGAGCACACCTCGAAGAAGATCGAGGCACACATCGGCCGTGACCTGCAGTTCATCCGGATCAACGGCACGGTGGTCGGCTCCCTGGCGGGGCTCGCGATCTATGCGGTGTCGCGGGCGCTGGGGGCGTGA
- a CDS encoding MFS transporter, translating into MPAAPDAEAAPRGGTGSTVTTAVPARLDRLPWSRWHWTIVIGLGTVWILDGLEVTVVGNIAGRLSEDGSGLAITSAQVTGLAAALYVAGACSGALFFGRLTDLFGRKKLFMVTLVVYLAATALTALSFQSWWFFVFRFLTGFGIGGEYAAINSAIDELIPATYRGRVDLIINGSFWLGAVGGSLLSIVALDTDLFPADVGWRLTFALGVVLGLVILLVRRNVPESPRWLFIHGRGEEAERLVETAEAEVRAEHGGGELPAPQGEITIHQRTSIGFLTIARTVFTVYPRRAVLGLSLFIGQAFLYNAITFGFGAILTTFYDVPAAETGYYFAVIAACNFLGPLALGKLFDTVGRRTMITSTYVLSGLLLFATAALFDRGSLTAVTLTACWSVVLFVASAGASSAYLTVSEIFPMETRAMAIAFFYAVGTAAGGISGPLLFAELTDTGKVADTVLAFQVGAGLMCAAGLVAAVFAVRAERKSLEEVARPLSAASS; encoded by the coding sequence ATGCCAGCTGCCCCCGACGCCGAGGCCGCCCCGCGCGGCGGCACCGGTAGCACCGTCACCACCGCCGTGCCCGCCCGTCTGGACCGCCTGCCCTGGTCCCGCTGGCACTGGACGATCGTCATCGGCCTCGGCACGGTGTGGATCCTGGACGGCCTGGAAGTCACCGTCGTCGGGAACATCGCGGGCCGCCTCTCCGAGGACGGCAGCGGCCTGGCCATCACATCGGCGCAGGTCACCGGGCTCGCGGCGGCGCTGTACGTGGCGGGGGCGTGCTCCGGGGCGCTGTTCTTCGGCCGCCTCACCGACCTCTTCGGCCGCAAGAAGCTGTTCATGGTGACGCTCGTGGTCTATCTGGCGGCCACCGCGCTGACGGCCCTCTCCTTCCAGTCCTGGTGGTTCTTCGTCTTCCGCTTCCTCACGGGCTTCGGCATCGGCGGCGAGTACGCGGCGATCAACTCGGCGATCGACGAACTGATCCCCGCCACCTACCGGGGGCGCGTCGACCTGATCATCAACGGCAGCTTCTGGCTCGGCGCGGTCGGCGGCTCGCTGCTCTCGATCGTCGCGCTCGACACGGACCTGTTCCCTGCCGACGTGGGCTGGCGGCTGACCTTCGCCCTCGGCGTCGTACTCGGCCTGGTCATCCTCCTCGTACGGCGCAACGTCCCGGAGAGCCCGCGCTGGCTGTTCATCCACGGCAGAGGGGAGGAGGCGGAGAGGCTGGTCGAGACGGCGGAGGCCGAGGTGCGCGCCGAACACGGCGGCGGTGAACTGCCCGCGCCGCAAGGCGAGATCACGATCCATCAGCGCACGTCGATCGGCTTCCTCACCATCGCCCGTACGGTCTTCACGGTCTATCCGCGCCGGGCCGTGCTCGGTCTCTCCCTCTTCATCGGACAGGCGTTCCTCTACAACGCGATCACCTTCGGCTTCGGCGCGATCCTCACGACGTTCTACGACGTCCCCGCGGCCGAGACGGGCTACTACTTCGCGGTGATAGCCGCCTGCAACTTCCTCGGCCCGCTCGCCCTCGGCAAGCTCTTCGACACGGTGGGCCGCCGAACCATGATCACCTCGACGTACGTCCTCTCGGGCCTGCTCCTGTTCGCCACGGCGGCGCTCTTCGACCGGGGCTCGCTGACCGCGGTGACCCTGACGGCGTGCTGGTCGGTGGTCCTGTTCGTGGCGTCGGCCGGCGCGAGCAGCGCGTACCTCACCGTCTCGGAGATCTTCCCGATGGAGACGCGCGCCATGGCCATCGCCTTCTTCTACGCGGTCGGCACGGCGGCCGGAGGCATCAGCGGCCCGCTGCTCTTCGCGGAACTCACGGACACCGGCAAGGTCGCGGACACGGTCCTCGCCTTCCAGGTCGGGGCGGGCCTGATGTGCGCGGCGGGCCTGGTGGCGGCGGTGTTCGCGGTGCGGGCGGAGCGGAAGTCGCTGGAGGAGGTGGCGAGGCCGTTGTCGGCGGCGTCGTCGTAG